In Humulus lupulus chromosome 6, drHumLupu1.1, whole genome shotgun sequence, a single genomic region encodes these proteins:
- the LOC133782431 gene encoding fatty acid desaturase 4, chloroplastic-like, which translates to MSIISQNKLPLSSQHHFHPCSSPAFHSRIHCSITTTTKPNRLVIESSTVHPTPFQATRRAPPQLNDPSLKSTWLHRVWLVSGCTTVLISLAKSLVRVASLHIWAEPTLAGLVGYVLADLGSGVYHWGIDNYGSASTPIFGTQIEAFQGHHKLPWTITKRQFANNLHALARTVTFVVLPIDLLCDDPTFLCFVGMCSGCIMFSQQFHAWAHGTKSRLPPLVVMLQDLGILVSRSQHGAHHRAPYNNNYCIVSGVWNEVLDNQKVFEALEMLLFFKLGVRPRSWIEPNSDWSEEIGDPSQLTTN; encoded by the coding sequence ATGTCCATCATAAGCCAAAACAAGCTCCCTCTGAGCTcccaacaccattttcatccaTGCTCTTCACCTGCCTTCCACTCTCGAATACATTGCTCAATCACCACAACTACTAAACCAAACCGACTCGTGATCGAATCATCAACTGTGCACCCTACACCATTTCAAGCTACGAGGAGAGCTCCACCTCAACTCAATGATCCAAGTCTAAAGTCCACGTGGTTGCATCGTGTATGGTTGGTATCCGGGTGCACAACAGTGCTCATTTCTCTAGCTAAGTCCTTAGTGCGTGTGGCTAGTTTGCATATTTGGGCGGAGCCCACTTTGGCTGGCTTGGTTGGGTATGTACTGGCTGATCTTGGGTCAGGAGTGTACCATTGGGGCATTGACAATTATGGAAGTGCCTCAACTCCAATCTTTGGTACCCAAATTGAGGCATTCCAAGGTCACCACAAGTTGCCTTGGACTATCACTAAGCGTCAATTTGCTAACAATTTACATGCACTTGCTCGTACAGTGACTTTTGTGGTGCTCCCCATAGACCTTCTATGTGATGACCCaacttttctttgttttgttggtATGTGCTCTGGTTGCATTATGTTCAGCCAACAATTTCATGCTTGGGCACACGGCACCAAAAGTAGACTACCACCACTTGTGGTGATGCTACAAGATCTTGGCATCCTCGTGTCACGGTCGCAACATGGAGCGCACCACCGTGCACCATATAACAATAATTACTGCATAGTAAGTGGTGTTTGGAATGAGGTTTTGGACAACCAAAAAGTTTTTGAGGCATTGGAAATGCTCTTGTTTTTCAAGCTAGGGGTTCGGCCTAGGTCTTGGATTGAGCCTAATTCTGATTGGAGTGAAGAAATTGGGGACCCTTCTCAACTTACAACAAATTGA